The Parafrankia discariae genome includes a window with the following:
- a CDS encoding GGDEF domain-containing protein has product MVLAATALALPILPGRPELVLVHLVDTGCLVLGGGACLWAGLRERGAERAWRLLVGAMVLSLGLASGAVVRDIIFNHSGPIPRLTSATLLYLVPAAAGFAGLLCVPSEPYDLALHGRGDGRDRRWLLITALDSLIVVGAVALLLWTLILRRAALSPTASPDLPYFMISPLVAGLLSIVVVLTAAFRRPRSPHSLAMLGAGIIVFSFSSAAHAYAAARGRTDLPRVIDLGFAVGALCIALAALLPPAAIPAGAEERGRPRRHWWHAVLPYLPVLVAGTGALLQSGAGDLGRRAEIWALLALLALALVRQMVTMVDNTRLLTRVEEKQRQLRHQAFHDPLTGLANRALFAERLTRALADRERHPRGLAVLFCDLDDFKDVNDVLGHAAGDELLKITAARLAAQVRPTDTVARFGGDEFAILLESDGNDPAAVGRRLAEAVRAPARLARTTYTIAVSVGLVTVGPDSGPTSAENLLHRADLAMYQAKSAWKRDPAGGRPVSRPTLTTTRCDGPGRLGAPPRASPLDRSPPPGVPGAAAGPVRPGRDRQNTRGIG; this is encoded by the coding sequence GTGGTCCTCGCCGCCACCGCGCTCGCGCTGCCGATCCTGCCCGGACGCCCCGAGCTCGTGCTCGTCCATCTCGTCGACACCGGCTGCCTGGTGCTCGGCGGAGGTGCCTGCCTGTGGGCCGGGCTGCGCGAGCGCGGCGCCGAGCGGGCGTGGCGGCTGCTGGTCGGCGCGATGGTGCTGTCCCTCGGCCTGGCGTCCGGCGCGGTCGTCCGGGACATCATCTTCAACCACAGCGGGCCGATCCCCAGACTGACCTCCGCGACCCTGCTGTACCTCGTCCCGGCGGCCGCGGGCTTCGCGGGCCTGCTGTGCGTGCCGTCCGAGCCCTACGACCTGGCTCTGCACGGACGGGGCGACGGCCGGGACCGACGATGGCTGCTGATCACCGCGCTCGACAGCCTGATCGTCGTCGGAGCGGTGGCGCTGCTGCTCTGGACGCTCATCCTGCGTCGCGCCGCGCTCTCGCCGACGGCCTCGCCCGATCTGCCCTATTTCATGATCAGCCCACTGGTCGCCGGGCTGCTCAGCATCGTCGTCGTGCTGACGGCCGCGTTCCGCCGGCCGCGGTCACCGCACAGCCTGGCCATGCTCGGCGCCGGCATCATCGTGTTCTCGTTCTCGTCGGCGGCGCACGCCTACGCGGCGGCCCGCGGGCGGACCGACCTCCCCCGCGTCATAGACCTCGGCTTCGCCGTCGGCGCGCTGTGCATCGCGCTGGCCGCCCTGCTCCCGCCGGCCGCGATCCCGGCGGGCGCCGAGGAGCGGGGCCGGCCGCGCCGCCACTGGTGGCACGCGGTCCTGCCCTACCTCCCGGTGCTCGTGGCCGGGACGGGGGCCCTTCTGCAGTCCGGCGCGGGGGACCTCGGCCGGCGGGCGGAGATCTGGGCGCTGCTGGCGCTGCTCGCGCTGGCCCTCGTCCGGCAGATGGTCACCATGGTGGACAACACCCGGCTGCTGACACGCGTCGAGGAGAAACAGCGGCAACTGCGCCACCAGGCCTTCCACGATCCGCTCACCGGGCTGGCGAACCGGGCGCTGTTCGCCGAGCGGCTCACCCGGGCCCTGGCCGACCGCGAACGCCATCCACGCGGACTGGCCGTCCTGTTCTGCGACCTGGACGACTTCAAGGACGTCAACGACGTGCTCGGCCACGCGGCCGGCGACGAACTACTCAAGATCACGGCGGCTCGGCTCGCCGCGCAGGTCCGGCCCACCGACACCGTCGCCCGCTTCGGCGGTGACGAGTTCGCGATCCTGCTCGAGTCGGACGGGAACGACCCCGCGGCGGTCGGCCGGCGGCTGGCCGAAGCTGTCCGGGCCCCCGCCCGCCTGGCCCGGACGACCTACACGATCGCCGTGAGCGTCGGCCTGGTCACCGTCGGCCCGGACTCGGGACCGACCTCGGCCGAGAACCTGCTGCACCGCGCCGACCTGGCGATGTACCAGGCGAAGAGTGCGTGGAAGCGAGATCCCGCGGGCGGCCGACCGGTGTCGCGCCCGACGCTGACCACGACCCGGTGCGACGGCCCCGGCCGGCTGGGGGCACCGCCGCGCGCCTCCCCACTCGACAGGTCGCCGCCGCCCGGTGTCCCGGGAGCCGCCGCCGGACCTGTCCGACCGGGACGCGACCGCCAGAACACCCGCGGAATAGGCTGA
- a CDS encoding protein kinase domain-containing protein codes for MIVDRDAVAAALPGYALAAELGRGSSGVVLAARDDAHRRVAVKIMPLGVEEDATFGVTGVLRPASAVTLDAESEALLLAGLDHPHLVRVYRYTARADLALIVMELLDGGSLRMRATTGLSLEAACAMALVTAAALEHVHAQGILHRDIKPENILFTAAGVPKLTDFGIAHTPLVPPGATGARAPWGAGAPRGAGDPGGVGDAGGLGGLGGPGRPPGSAIGTPRYMAPEQFTLAPPSPATDVYGLGVVLYELLARRPLFHVRPATTDGWARHHLTVTPRPLAGIPEPVARVVEQALAKDPGRRPQTARAFALSLAAAMARARGPGWLDRAGVPTFLDDEVRASATGSGTPTRTTAANRRPDATGAGHDREDHGLEVILDSPAPTTTDDGPGDHAHAQRTPDQPTADQPTAAPEVGQDRAADPVAADGPPTVGVVDDDTSTGAADPAGTASAGRTAGDAGTVDTASAAGTVDTAGAAGDVRAGDARGSEPRRRAGLPPARVWAVAALTLALAALLAVLIAMPG; via the coding sequence ATGATCGTCGACCGGGACGCCGTCGCGGCGGCCCTGCCCGGCTACGCCCTCGCGGCGGAGCTCGGCCGTGGCTCGTCCGGCGTCGTGCTGGCGGCGCGGGACGACGCCCACCGCCGGGTCGCGGTGAAGATCATGCCGCTCGGCGTCGAGGAGGACGCCACCTTCGGCGTGACCGGCGTCCTGCGCCCCGCCTCGGCTGTCACGCTCGACGCCGAGTCCGAGGCGCTGCTGCTGGCCGGTCTGGACCATCCGCACCTGGTCCGCGTGTACCGCTACACCGCCCGGGCGGACCTGGCCCTGATCGTCATGGAGCTCCTCGACGGCGGCAGCCTGCGGATGCGGGCGACCACCGGCCTCTCGCTGGAAGCCGCCTGCGCCATGGCCCTCGTCACCGCGGCCGCCCTGGAGCACGTGCACGCCCAGGGCATCCTGCACCGCGACATCAAGCCCGAGAACATCCTGTTCACGGCGGCGGGAGTGCCCAAGCTGACCGACTTCGGCATCGCCCACACACCGCTGGTGCCCCCGGGAGCGACCGGGGCGCGCGCGCCGTGGGGCGCGGGTGCTCCGCGTGGTGCCGGGGATCCGGGCGGTGTGGGTGACGCGGGCGGCCTGGGCGGCCTGGGTGGCCCGGGTCGGCCGCCGGGCTCCGCGATCGGCACACCGCGGTACATGGCTCCCGAGCAGTTCACGCTGGCCCCGCCGAGCCCCGCGACCGACGTCTACGGGCTCGGGGTCGTGCTGTACGAACTGCTGGCCCGACGGCCGCTCTTCCACGTCCGGCCCGCGACAACCGACGGGTGGGCCCGCCACCATCTCACCGTGACACCCCGCCCGCTGGCCGGCATCCCGGAGCCCGTCGCCCGGGTCGTCGAGCAGGCCCTCGCCAAGGATCCGGGCCGCCGACCGCAGACGGCACGCGCGTTCGCGCTCAGCCTGGCCGCGGCGATGGCACGCGCCCGTGGGCCCGGCTGGCTCGACCGGGCCGGCGTCCCGACGTTCCTCGACGACGAGGTCCGGGCCTCGGCCACCGGCTCGGGAACACCGACCCGGACCACCGCGGCGAACCGGCGCCCCGACGCGACCGGAGCTGGCCACGACCGTGAGGACCACGGCCTCGAGGTCATCCTGGACAGCCCGGCACCGACCACCACCGACGACGGCCCCGGTGACCACGCCCACGCCCAGCGGACGCCGGACCAGCCCACGGCGGACCAGCCCACGGCGGCTCCGGAGGTCGGTCAGGATCGCGCCGCCGACCCGGTGGCGGCGGACGGCCCCCCGACGGTCGGCGTGGTCGACGACGACACGTCCACCGGTGCCGCCGACCCGGCCGGCACCGCCAGTGCCGGCCGCACCGCCGGTGACGCCGGCACGGTCGACACTGCCAGTGCCGCCGGCACGGTCGACACCGCCGGTGCCGCCGGTGACGTGCGCGCCGGCGATGCCCGCGGATCGGAGCCGCGCCGGCGGGCCGGCCTTCCGCCCGCCCGGGTGTGGGCCGTCGCGGCATTGACCCTGGCGCTGGCGGCGCTGCTCGCCGTCCTGATCGCGATGCCAGGTTGA
- a CDS encoding DUF309 domain-containing protein, protein MPDDLPTAPRAALSAAQDLLDAGLYFQAHEVLERAWRTAPAAERGLWRALTQIVVGLVHAARGNTRGATALLRRGLTGLAPYLPDPTTDAGPAGADPDPAGARQEAAGCADGGRRPAPDSRRTHGVNLTGVARWAEDLLARLEKPGPQAGGVPPPPRLLAPGRD, encoded by the coding sequence TTGCCGGACGACCTTCCCACGGCGCCACGCGCGGCGCTGAGCGCGGCGCAGGACCTGCTGGACGCAGGTCTGTACTTCCAGGCCCACGAGGTCCTCGAACGGGCGTGGCGGACCGCTCCGGCGGCCGAGCGCGGCCTGTGGCGGGCCCTGACCCAGATCGTGGTCGGGCTGGTCCACGCGGCGCGCGGCAACACCCGCGGGGCGACGGCCCTGCTGCGCCGGGGGCTGACCGGGCTGGCTCCGTACCTGCCCGACCCCACCACGGACGCAGGGCCGGCCGGCGCCGACCCAGACCCCGCCGGCGCCCGGCAGGAGGCCGCGGGCTGCGCCGACGGTGGCCGGCGGCCCGCGCCGGACAGTCGGCGGACTCACGGCGTGAACCTGACGGGTGTCGCCCGGTGGGCTGAGGACCTGCTCGCCCGGCTCGAGAAGCCCGGGCCGCAGGCCGGCGGAGTTCCACCGCCCCCGCGCCTGCTCGCCCCTGGGCGGGACTGA
- a CDS encoding GlsB/YeaQ/YmgE family stress response membrane protein, with protein MIVLGLIAGAVARLVVPGRDPMGIPGTVLLGIVGSFIGGLLGYVLFGHDLSEGALQPSGIIGSIIGAVVALLIWRAVHSRGRTSVRH; from the coding sequence ATGATCGTTCTCGGTCTCATCGCGGGCGCCGTGGCGAGGCTGGTCGTCCCCGGGCGCGACCCGATGGGAATCCCGGGAACCGTTCTGCTCGGCATTGTCGGGTCCTTCATCGGCGGGCTCCTCGGCTACGTGCTGTTCGGCCATGACCTGAGCGAGGGCGCGCTTCAGCCGTCCGGGATCATCGGTTCGATCATCGGCGCCGTCGTCGCCCTGCTGATCTGGCGTGCGGTGCACAGCCGGGGCCGCACCTCCGTTCGGCACTGA
- a CDS encoding exonuclease domain-containing protein → MSAEVPAPPGFAVRPRRPYAVVDVETTGLSPTRDRVLSIAVVLTAADGTVEHRWSTLLDPGCDPGPVHIHGLTRQRLAGSPTFAAVVDEVTALLAGRVLVAHNAAFDWRMLAGEALRIGATLPVEWRLCTLTLASRLGLGLASLRLASLAAYWGVAQRRAHDAQDDADVLAALLPLILQRAADQHLELPLTRCGVDRDGGTVRPPRARM, encoded by the coding sequence GTGAGTGCTGAGGTTCCTGCCCCGCCCGGCTTCGCCGTACGTCCTCGCCGGCCGTACGCGGTGGTGGACGTCGAGACGACCGGCCTGTCCCCGACGAGGGACCGGGTGCTGTCGATAGCGGTGGTCCTGACCGCCGCCGACGGCACCGTCGAGCATCGCTGGTCAACGCTCCTGGATCCCGGCTGTGATCCCGGCCCCGTCCATATCCACGGTCTGACCAGGCAGCGCCTGGCCGGGAGCCCGACGTTCGCCGCCGTCGTCGACGAGGTCACCGCGCTGCTCGCCGGGCGGGTGCTGGTCGCGCACAACGCGGCCTTCGACTGGCGGATGCTCGCCGGCGAGGCCCTGCGGATCGGGGCGACCCTGCCCGTCGAGTGGCGGCTGTGCACGCTGACCTTGGCCAGTCGGCTCGGCCTGGGGCTGGCGAGCCTGCGCCTGGCCTCGCTCGCGGCCTACTGGGGTGTCGCCCAGCGGCGGGCGCATGACGCGCAGGACGACGCCGATGTGCTCGCGGCCCTGTTGCCCCTGATTCTGCAACGTGCCGCCGACCAGCACCTGGAGTTGCCGCTCACCCGCTGCGGCGTCGACCGCGACGGCGGCACGGTGCGTCCGCCGCGGGCCCGCATGTGA
- a CDS encoding XRE family transcriptional regulator: MRRLFVIPTEHPLSHPESTSEPSHPLRRLRALHGWSYEAVARIVAVRARELGVASMAAQRQKIWRWENRGVIPDRISQLALARELGVPDGEVTAHPWPEWLPELGAPNCAQQIATLRGILERVRDVLRAGDSATASALVEQGLTVPVDEMVLGTAQIRGAAVRTAMVRGARRGGPAEHSRHERFPDGPAPQDRFPAGHSARPGPARRPVNRGPAGSADQLIS; this comes from the coding sequence GTGAGACGATTGTTCGTCATACCGACCGAGCATCCCCTTTCCCACCCGGAGTCGACGTCCGAGCCCAGTCACCCGCTGCGGCGGCTGCGAGCACTGCACGGCTGGTCGTACGAGGCGGTGGCCCGCATCGTCGCGGTCCGCGCCCGCGAGCTCGGCGTCGCGAGCATGGCCGCCCAGCGGCAGAAGATCTGGCGCTGGGAGAATCGTGGCGTGATCCCGGATCGGATCTCGCAGCTCGCGCTCGCCCGCGAACTGGGCGTGCCCGACGGTGAGGTGACGGCTCATCCGTGGCCGGAGTGGCTCCCCGAGCTCGGAGCCCCCAACTGCGCCCAGCAGATCGCGACCCTGCGCGGAATCCTCGAGCGGGTGCGGGACGTGCTGCGCGCAGGGGACAGCGCGACGGCATCCGCCCTGGTCGAACAGGGGCTCACCGTCCCCGTCGACGAGATGGTGCTCGGCACGGCCCAGATACGCGGCGCCGCGGTGCGCACCGCCATGGTCCGCGGCGCGCGGCGCGGCGGACCGGCCGAGCACAGCCGACACGAGCGGTTCCCGGACGGACCCGCCCCGCAGGACCGGTTCCCCGCCGGGCACAGCGCCCGACCAGGGCCGGCCCGGCGGCCGGTGAACCGGGGCCCGGCGGGTTCCGCTGATCAGCTGATCAGCTGA
- a CDS encoding serine/threonine-protein kinase: MEIPRRLGPFLLTHRIGAGGMGTVYYGTLGGPAGRPAAVKVIRAEYADDPEFRARFRREIEVVSRVAGACTARVLAADPDGDPPYLATEYLAGPNLAEYVRQHGPLAGETLRTLAVGLAEALVAIHDAGVVHRDLKPSNVLLTREGPRVVDFGIAQAADTVSLTGAGSSVGSPAYMSPEQISGRGSAPAPAMDVFAWGCTVAYAATGRSPFGGGPADAVLFRVRHDPANLDGVPGRLYALLARSLAKNAKARPDIHTLFREILALSDVGAAVSSEAQDTDLTALVNQVIAEGWLSVEHLDPRILDLDQRDVNPLPIVRAAAGGYAAYARSVAPRPRTEPAAGTPAAGTPAAGTPAARVVPLPRAESPTLRRTGPGRPGGPGVGGPRRVPGEPSAPDQPSAGRRQPAPGRASAPSQSGPPARPAPPARPTEPARPTEPARPAPPVRPTEPARPAPPVRPTEPAQPNGTGRPGTVWGPDVPGPRESPRRVPTRSASAATRPPRQERTPDPPAARGATRAPAPPGAPTVSRRERRRREREQERRASIRRAAAWACDPRWIVVLAVLAALVLVGTAVVNIR; this comes from the coding sequence ATGGAGATTCCGCGGAGGTTGGGGCCGTTCCTGCTCACCCACCGCATCGGTGCCGGTGGCATGGGCACGGTCTATTACGGAACGCTCGGCGGGCCCGCCGGCCGGCCCGCGGCGGTGAAGGTCATCCGCGCGGAGTACGCCGATGACCCGGAGTTCCGCGCGCGTTTCCGGCGGGAGATCGAGGTCGTCTCTCGGGTCGCCGGCGCGTGCACCGCGCGCGTCCTGGCCGCCGACCCGGACGGCGACCCGCCCTACCTCGCCACCGAGTACCTCGCCGGCCCGAACCTGGCCGAGTACGTCCGCCAGCACGGCCCCCTCGCCGGGGAGACCCTGCGGACGCTCGCCGTCGGACTGGCCGAGGCGCTCGTCGCGATCCACGACGCCGGTGTCGTCCACCGCGATCTGAAGCCGTCGAACGTGCTGCTCACCCGGGAAGGGCCGCGGGTGGTCGATTTCGGGATCGCCCAGGCCGCCGACACGGTGTCGCTCACCGGCGCCGGTTCCTCGGTCGGCAGCCCCGCCTACATGAGCCCTGAGCAGATCAGCGGCCGGGGGAGTGCCCCGGCCCCGGCTATGGACGTGTTCGCCTGGGGCTGCACGGTCGCGTACGCGGCCACCGGACGTTCGCCGTTCGGCGGCGGCCCGGCCGACGCGGTCCTGTTCCGGGTACGGCACGATCCGGCCAATCTGGACGGGGTCCCGGGCCGGCTGTACGCGCTGCTCGCCCGGTCGCTGGCGAAGAACGCCAAGGCGCGGCCGGACATCCACACCCTGTTCCGGGAGATCCTCGCCCTGTCGGACGTCGGCGCCGCGGTCAGCAGCGAGGCCCAGGACACCGACCTGACGGCGCTGGTCAACCAGGTGATCGCCGAGGGCTGGCTGTCCGTCGAGCACCTGGACCCCCGCATCCTCGACCTCGACCAGCGGGACGTGAACCCGTTGCCGATCGTCAGGGCGGCGGCCGGCGGCTACGCCGCCTACGCCCGCTCGGTGGCGCCCCGGCCGAGAACCGAGCCCGCCGCGGGGACGCCGGCCGCGGGGACGCCCGCTGCGGGGACGCCGGCCGCGCGTGTCGTGCCGTTGCCGCGAGCGGAGTCCCCGACGCTGCGCCGGACCGGCCCCGGGCGCCCTGGCGGGCCCGGAGTGGGCGGGCCCCGGCGCGTTCCGGGGGAGCCGAGCGCACCCGATCAGCCGAGCGCGGGCCGCCGACAGCCGGCACCCGGTCGCGCGAGCGCTCCCAGCCAGTCCGGCCCGCCCGCCCGTCCGGCCCCGCCCGCCCGCCCGACCGAGCCCGCCCGCCCGACCGAGCCCGCCCGTCCGGCCCCGCCCGTCCGGCCGACCGAGCCCGCCCGTCCGGCCCCGCCCGTCCGGCCGACCGAGCCCGCTCAGCCGAACGGGACCGGCCGACCGGGCACGGTCTGGGGACCGGACGTGCCGGGTCCGCGGGAGAGCCCGCGGCGTGTTCCGACGCGCTCCGCGAGCGCCGCGACACGGCCGCCGCGTCAGGAACGGACGCCCGACCCGCCGGCGGCGCGTGGCGCCACCCGAGCGCCGGCCCCGCCCGGTGCGCCCACCGTCTCCCGCCGGGAGCGGCGCAGGCGGGAGCGGGAACAGGAACGGAGGGCTTCGATCCGGCGGGCCGCGGCCTGGGCCTGCGACCCGCGCTGGATCGTCGTCCTCGCTGTCCTGGCCGCGCTGGTGCTGGTCGGTACCGCGGTGGTCAACATTCGCTGA
- a CDS encoding NUDIX hydrolase: protein MSITNEAVGRVLAVYLTAHPGDRERLTPLVRAAAAPARGSARLTSRRTLPGHVTCSTVAVNDEGRVLQIHHRASGHWLQPGGHIEDRDGSLFSAALRELAEETGIGRRRVSAISEQPVDVDIHWVSASAARGEPEHLHYDFRFLVEIRGSGLAPAEAGVDLDDPETTRPLAAPPIVVPPGVGASGPVPPGVGGTKVPGPSTAPWGGRGVAAAPSPPVPGAVPDAEPGAAPVVPAGLVLQAEEVAGARWSEVSALGGRLARRVAAALVDPGTRYR from the coding sequence GTGAGCATCACCAACGAGGCGGTCGGACGGGTTCTCGCGGTGTACCTGACCGCCCATCCCGGTGACCGCGAGCGGCTGACCCCGCTCGTCCGGGCCGCGGCGGCCCCCGCCCGCGGCTCGGCCCGGTTGACCTCGCGTCGGACGCTGCCCGGCCACGTGACCTGCTCGACGGTCGCGGTGAACGACGAGGGCCGCGTTCTGCAGATCCATCACCGGGCGTCCGGCCACTGGCTTCAGCCGGGAGGCCACATCGAGGACCGCGACGGCTCGCTGTTCAGCGCGGCGTTGCGCGAGCTGGCCGAGGAGACGGGGATCGGCCGCCGCCGCGTCAGCGCGATCAGCGAGCAGCCGGTGGACGTCGACATCCACTGGGTGTCGGCGAGCGCCGCCCGCGGGGAGCCGGAGCACCTGCACTACGACTTCCGGTTCCTGGTCGAGATCCGCGGGTCCGGGCTCGCGCCGGCCGAGGCGGGTGTCGACCTCGATGATCCGGAGACGACGCGTCCGCTGGCCGCCCCGCCGATCGTCGTGCCCCCAGGGGTTGGCGCGTCCGGGCCCGTGCCGCCGGGGGTGGGGGGAACGAAGGTGCCGGGGCCGTCGACGGCCCCGTGGGGTGGCCGTGGGGTGGCCGCGGCACCGTCCCCGCCGGTGCCGGGCGCGGTGCCCGACGCGGAGCCGGGAGCGGCTCCCGTCGTGCCGGCGGGGCTGGTTCTGCAGGCTGAGGAGGTCGCCGGCGCCCGTTGGAGCGAAGTGTCGGCGCTCGGCGGCCGGCTGGCGCGCCGGGTGGCCGCCGCGCTGGTCGACCCGGGCACCAGATACCGATGA
- a CDS encoding MerR family transcriptional regulator: protein MSTIRRDESLPSLIRRNTLQIGEVAERVGLSLRTVRYYEEAGLLVPAGRTPGGFRLYNDDAVSRLLVIRKMKPLGFTLDEMRSLLAVRDELADPELTPERRAELRERLRTWVALAEEKLATLREQAGVAEDFVVGLHGDVERSRSEERTDHPER from the coding sequence TTGTCGACGATACGCAGGGACGAATCCCTCCCCAGCCTGATCCGACGCAACACCCTCCAGATCGGAGAGGTGGCCGAGCGGGTGGGATTGTCGCTGCGAACGGTGCGCTACTACGAGGAGGCCGGGCTTCTCGTACCGGCCGGCCGGACGCCCGGCGGATTCCGTCTTTATAACGACGACGCCGTCAGCCGGCTGCTCGTCATCCGGAAGATGAAGCCGCTGGGTTTCACCCTGGACGAGATGCGCTCGCTGCTGGCCGTCCGCGACGAGCTGGCCGACCCGGAGCTGACGCCCGAGCGGCGGGCCGAGCTGCGCGAGCGGCTGCGGACCTGGGTCGCCCTGGCCGAGGAGAAACTGGCGACACTGCGTGAGCAGGCCGGCGTCGCCGAGGATTTCGTCGTCGGCCTGCACGGCGACGTCGAGCGGTCGCGCTCGGAGGAACGGACCGATCACCCGGAGCGGTGA
- a CDS encoding MerR family transcriptional regulator, with protein sequence MSTTGNITSSSARRGVYEIGEVATLVALSLRTVRFYEEAGLLVAVGESPGGYPLYDDDALDRFLLIKKMKPLGFTLEEMRALLGLREEIDREGLAHERREELQERLATWVSLAEEKLASLQEQVRVAEDFMVTLHDDTARARLRFDIDPDVF encoded by the coding sequence TTGTCCACGACAGGCAACATCACCTCTTCCTCAGCCCGCCGCGGCGTCTACGAGATCGGAGAGGTCGCCACCCTGGTCGCGCTCTCCCTGCGGACGGTCCGCTTCTACGAGGAAGCCGGCCTGCTCGTGGCCGTCGGGGAGAGCCCCGGCGGCTATCCGCTCTACGACGACGACGCTCTGGATCGTTTCCTTCTCATCAAGAAGATGAAACCGTTGGGTTTCACCCTCGAGGAGATGCGGGCGCTGCTCGGCCTGCGCGAGGAGATCGACCGGGAGGGCCTCGCCCACGAGCGGCGCGAGGAACTCCAGGAGCGGCTGGCGACCTGGGTCAGCCTCGCCGAGGAGAAGCTGGCGTCGCTGCAGGAGCAGGTCCGCGTCGCCGAGGACTTCATGGTCACGCTGCACGACGACACCGCCCGGGCCCGGCTGCGCTTCGACATCGATCCGGACGTCTTCTAG
- a CDS encoding ClpP family protease, with translation MNALYQPRHSRPHRPRAGTGIDAGQYGEAPGTAAGPFEDQVFHRLLQNRIVFLGSVVEDTVANAICAKLLLLASDDPSADIHLYINSPGGSVSAGMAIYDTMQYIANDVATVALGFAGSMGQFLLSSGAPGKRFALPHSRVMMHQPSGGIGGTATDIAIQAEQLLFTKRLIQERIAEHTGQPVERIEADSDRDRWFTAEEARDYGLVDRVIARVDQVTPDANSRVALR, from the coding sequence ATGAATGCCCTGTATCAGCCGCGACACAGCCGGCCACACCGCCCACGCGCCGGTACCGGCATCGACGCCGGCCAGTACGGCGAGGCCCCGGGGACGGCGGCCGGCCCGTTCGAGGACCAGGTGTTCCACCGGCTCCTCCAGAACCGGATCGTCTTCCTCGGCTCGGTGGTCGAGGACACCGTCGCCAACGCGATCTGCGCGAAGCTGCTCCTTCTCGCCAGTGACGACCCGTCCGCGGACATTCACCTGTACATCAATTCGCCGGGTGGGTCGGTCAGCGCGGGAATGGCCATCTACGACACGATGCAGTACATCGCGAACGACGTGGCGACCGTCGCGCTGGGATTCGCCGGGTCGATGGGCCAGTTCCTGCTCTCCTCCGGAGCGCCCGGAAAGCGGTTCGCACTGCCCCATTCCCGGGTGATGATGCACCAGCCGTCCGGTGGGATCGGCGGGACCGCGACCGACATCGCGATCCAGGCGGAGCAGCTCCTGTTCACCAAGCGGCTGATCCAGGAACGCATCGCCGAGCACACCGGACAGCCCGTCGAGCGGATCGAGGCGGATTCCGACCGTGACCGCTGGTTCACCGCCGAGGAGGCCCGGGACTACGGCCTGGTCGACCGGGTGATCGCTCGGGTCGACCAGGTCACCCCGGACGCGAACAGCCGGGTGGCCCTCCGATGA
- a CDS encoding ATP-dependent Clp protease proteolytic subunit yields the protein MTPAPMPASARYVLPNVVERTPRGEYSMDPYSKLLRERIIFLGTQIDDTSANDVMAQLLFLEGEDPDRDISIYINSPGGSLTALTAIYDTIRFVRPEVATVCLGQAASAAAILLAAGAPGKRAALPNSRILIHQPSAQGEGQSSDLEIQAREVLRLRALMERMLVEHTGRAEHEIRRDVERDTILTAEQARQYGIVDEVVASRKVRRVPA from the coding sequence ATGACCCCGGCCCCGATGCCCGCGTCCGCGCGGTACGTGCTGCCGAACGTCGTCGAGCGCACCCCCCGCGGCGAATACTCGATGGACCCGTACTCGAAGCTGCTCCGTGAACGGATCATCTTCCTCGGCACGCAGATCGACGACACCTCCGCCAACGATGTGATGGCGCAGCTCCTCTTCCTGGAGGGTGAGGATCCCGACCGGGACATCTCGATCTACATCAACTCACCCGGCGGATCACTCACCGCGCTCACCGCGATCTACGACACGATCCGCTTCGTGCGGCCCGAGGTGGCCACGGTGTGCCTGGGCCAGGCCGCGTCCGCGGCGGCGATCCTGCTCGCCGCGGGCGCTCCGGGGAAGCGGGCCGCACTGCCGAACAGCCGGATCCTGATCCACCAGCCCTCGGCGCAGGGCGAGGGCCAGTCGAGCGACCTGGAGATCCAGGCCCGGGAGGTGCTGCGGCTGCGCGCGCTGATGGAGCGGATGCTCGTCGAGCACACCGGGCGGGCCGAACACGAGATCCGACGGGACGTCGAACGCGACACGATCCTCACCGCCGAGCAGGCGCGGCAGTACGGGATCGTGGACGAGGTCGTCGCCAGCCGAAAGGTCCGCCGCGTGCCGGCCTGA